The Miscanthus floridulus cultivar M001 chromosome 7, ASM1932011v1, whole genome shotgun sequence genome includes a region encoding these proteins:
- the LOC136466969 gene encoding protein THYLAKOID RHODANESE-LIKE, chloroplastic-like, protein MAVILSSAAPTTLTTTPARPRRQPRSGLRGGLAARLSGALGLAHAGAGAALAAPLSYEDALRLSSDSGGDGAGFALPDLNLDLDGLVDFVNENPLVVAAGVAAVALPLLLAQVLGGGGSSKPYAVVSARAAYQRLLEEPDAQLVDIRPLKDAREAGTPDLKEAKKKAAAVPYNGEDKNGFLKKLTLRFKDPENTTLVILDKFDGNSGLVAELVTANGYKAAFAVKDGAEGSRGWKSSNLPWKAPAKGFSFDLGELFGDGSDGLPVTIGLAAATGLGVLAYTEIETLLQFLGSAAVVQLVVTKLLYAEDRQKTLKQIDELLNKKVAPKELVDEIKEIGQALLPLPGDAKSQPAPATATPVAATPTKAAPAAATPTPLSPYANYSDLKPPSPPGSTVTEGPVAVNSAPVADASTESSPPFTTPRPQSPYPNYPDFKPLSSPSPSPP, encoded by the exons ATGGCCGTCATCCTCTCCTCCGCGGCGCCAACGACACTGACTACTACTCCCGCGCGACCCCGGAGGCAGCCGAGGAGCGGCCTCCGCGGGGGCCTCGCGGCGCGCCTCTCCGGCGCGCTCGGCCTCGCGCACGCGGGCGCCGGCGCCGCACTCGCCGCGCCGCTCTCCTACGAGGATGCGCTTCGCCTCTCGTCCGACTCCGGCGGTGACGGGGCCGGGTTCGCGCTCCCGGACCTCAACCTCGACCTCGACGGGCTCGTCGACTTCGTCAACGAGAACCCTCTCGTCGTCGCGGCAGGCGTCGCGGCCGTCGCGCTGCCGCTGCTCCTCGCGCAGgttctcggcggcggcggcagctccaAGCCATACGCCGTCGTGTCCGCCAGGGCGGCCTACCAGCGGCTGCTCGAGGAGCCCGACGCGCAGCTCGTCGACATCAGGCCGCTCAAGGATGCACGGGAGGCCGGCACGCCTGATCTCAAGGAGGCCAAGAAGAAGGCGGCTGCCGTGCCGTACAACGGGGAGGACAAGAACGGATTCTTGAAGAAGCTGACACTGAGGTTCAAGGACCCGGAGAACACCACGCTGGTCATCCTTGACAA ATTTGATGGGAACTCTGGACTAGTTGCTGAGCTTGTCACAGCCAATGGTTACAAAGCTGCTTTTGCGGTGAAGGATGGTGCAGAAGGAAGCCGAGGATGGAAG AGCAGTAACCTTCCCTGGAAGGCTCCTGCAAAAGGATTCAGTTTTGATTTGGGCGAGCTATTTGGG GACGGTTCAGATGGTTTGCCTGTGACAATTGGTCTCGCTGCAGCTACTGGTTTGGGAGTACTTGCCTACACAGAG ATTGAGACTTTGCTACAGTTTTTGGGGTCAGCTGCTGTTGTTCAGCTAGTGGTAACCAAGCTCTTGTATGCCGAG GATCGACAGAAGACACTTAAACAGATCGATGAGCTCTTGAACAAGAAGGTTGCTCCAAAGGAGCTTGTTGACGAAATAAAG GAAATTGGGCAGGCTCTACTACCTTTACCTGGTGATGCTAAAAGCCAACCAGCACCAGCAACAGCGACTCCAGTTGCCGCCACACCAACAAaagctgctcctgctgctgccaCACCAACACCTCTTTCACCTTATGCAAAT TACTCAGATCTCAAACCGCCGTCACCCCCTGGCAGCACTGTGACTGAAGGCCCAGTAGCGGTCAATTCTGCACCTGTAGCAGACGCTAGCACGGAATCATCTCCTCCTTTTACTACCCCCAGACCTCAGTCACCTTACCCTAAT TATCCAGATTTCAAACCACTTTCCTCGCCTTCGCCGTCACCACCTTAA